One Bacteroidetes Order II. bacterium genomic region harbors:
- a CDS encoding glycosyltransferase, with amino-acid sequence MSLNSKIRVVHLTTVHRLRDPRIFYKQIPTLQAAGYEVFLVAQHPQDDVIEGVQVKGLTPMQGRFSRILLWKEVYQKVKRLRPHIVHFHDPELIPLALWIKKRLGCKIVYDIHEDYYTKNSFPENILIRFWERIGFNIFNILIIANKEYNNFLKPYTRKIYLVDNFPLDIYHKNKNKRIDKQVNPIRLLYTGVLGKKRGLDFLVSLTIEIKRRKLPWKMVWAGMCINQTEREAADEQIKAVLEEGILELHGWDTYLPFDKIVAEVERAFVGLCLMEPHVWWPIPTKFYEYAASGLPLICTDTPVWRDWVEAHKLGAVVPYGDPQAVIMLVQKWLDDHDKYANTSENAEKAGKQFTWSIAGMALLAAYRRLEEEISSLTPSQ; translated from the coding sequence ATGTCTTTAAACTCAAAAATACGAGTTGTTCACCTAACAACCGTACATCGTTTACGAGATCCTCGTATTTTTTATAAACAAATTCCTACGCTTCAGGCGGCTGGATACGAGGTTTTTTTAGTAGCGCAACATCCACAAGATGATGTTATTGAAGGTGTACAAGTGAAGGGTCTAACCCCTATGCAAGGACGTTTTTCACGAATTTTGCTTTGGAAAGAGGTATATCAAAAAGTAAAAAGACTTCGTCCACATATTGTTCATTTCCATGATCCAGAATTGATCCCACTTGCCTTATGGATAAAAAAAAGATTAGGTTGTAAGATTGTTTATGACATTCATGAAGATTATTACACTAAAAATAGTTTTCCTGAAAATATCCTTATTCGATTTTGGGAACGTATTGGTTTTAATATTTTTAATATTTTGATAATAGCTAATAAAGAGTATAATAATTTTTTAAAGCCATACACCCGGAAAATTTATTTGGTAGATAATTTTCCTTTGGATATATACCATAAGAACAAAAATAAAAGAATTGATAAACAAGTAAATCCCATTCGGCTACTCTATACAGGCGTCTTAGGGAAAAAGCGTGGCTTGGATTTCTTGGTGTCGCTTACCATAGAAATAAAGCGTAGAAAATTGCCTTGGAAAATGGTTTGGGCGGGCATGTGCATCAATCAAACAGAGCGCGAAGCAGCCGACGAGCAGATTAAAGCTGTGTTGGAGGAGGGCATTTTAGAATTGCATGGCTGGGATACCTACTTACCTTTTGATAAAATTGTAGCTGAAGTGGAGCGAGCATTTGTGGGTTTGTGCTTGATGGAGCCCCATGTATGGTGGCCCATTCCCACAAAATTTTATGAATATGCCGCGTCGGGCCTGCCGCTCATTTGTACAGATACGCCCGTTTGGCGGGATTGGGTTGAAGCCCACAAACTGGGGGCAGTAGTGCCATATGGCGACCCGCAAGCGGTCATTATGCTGGTTCAAAAATGGCTGGATGACCACGATAAATATGCTAACACATCGGAAAATGCAGAAAAAGCTGGAAAACAATTTACGTGGTCAATTGCCGGAATGGCCTTGCTTGCGGCCTATCGCCGTCTCGAAGAGGAAATATCCTCCCTGACCCCAAGCCAATAG